One part of the Nitrospira defluvii genome encodes these proteins:
- a CDS encoding DEAD/DEAH box helicase, with protein MQVKLPAVWALDAKVANLGHIRQLLLPAREVQCKAVRYTREKDPGHLLQDEADQTLAYLLSKKPKSAAFNRGEPVLIAQYDSVLVDNLDLTDGFWLHHPHLRDERPLPSQLAAAAQESWRSAFRFVEEDADRGILGLRRPQIGALHAIHAHWAISRETATVVMPTGTGKTETMLSILTSALCHRVLVVVPTDALRTQIAGKFETLGVLKFPTSGVLAPEARCPVVGTLLSRPKTTGEVETFFSQCNVIVTSSALVGGCNAEVQARMAEFCSHLFIDEAHHAEATTWKTFRQHFEDKLIVQFTATPFREDGQKVDGKLVFVYPLRKAQEEGYFRPIRFRQVHEFDAARGDRKIAESALDELDEDVTGKHIVMARVDSVPRAASILSLYRSFSRHETVAIHSSMPVREREEAKRKLFSGAARVVVCVDMLGEGFDLPELKIAAFHDIRKSLAVTLQLAGRFTRSRSDLGDPVFIANTALIDVTDELRTLYAQDPDWNVLLPALSSAAIHQEVASQEFFRGFENFLSEVPLKDLRPAASMVVYKTHCANWRPRSFRKGFRGLTSRDKLYHSLNNQENALVVLAATEQGVRWSDVESIREMGWELLIAVWDRERHLLYLHGSNINGSYKELAKAICGSDVELLIAPDLFRCFHGIKRLVLNNVGLNEHLGRQVRFTARMGSDVEARIGQAARQGATKAVLAGQGFERGQRSSVGAAKRGRVWSNLRLRVDTFSAWAKGIGQKLIDETIDPDAVLSGTLKPVAIGSVPHKVAIAAEWPIELLIRPEHATYFLASGVTEEPLTNVDIEVCPRSDDDPITLRVFSDRWERFLRLELLGTNNSIDFKFTQVGRHQLDIRRGETVEPLAEFFNEFPPVVWFADGSSLEGCEYVELPSTTLSPYSTGRLTAIDWTGVNIKKESQGEARENETVQYRLIEQLQNDSTYEVIFDDDGAGEAADVVAVRLQAEGDRSTIEVEFYHCKYALGEPGGRVDDLYVVCGQAQRSICWLTNHERRIELFTHLLKRDAMRTSKGRSSRFERGNVDSLIRIRDISRRSEVKLRVAVVQPGLSIAAATRSQLTLLAVTERYLSDTYEVPLQVLCSA; from the coding sequence TTGCAGGTCAAACTACCGGCGGTATGGGCGCTTGACGCGAAGGTTGCCAATCTCGGTCACATTCGACAGTTGCTTCTACCAGCGCGGGAAGTGCAATGCAAGGCAGTCCGATACACTCGTGAGAAGGATCCTGGTCACCTTCTCCAAGACGAAGCCGACCAGACGCTCGCGTATCTCCTTTCAAAAAAGCCAAAGTCAGCTGCCTTTAACCGAGGTGAACCCGTACTTATTGCACAGTACGACTCGGTCCTGGTTGACAACCTGGACCTCACCGACGGCTTCTGGCTGCACCACCCACACCTGCGGGATGAACGCCCGCTTCCGAGCCAGCTTGCGGCGGCTGCACAAGAGTCCTGGCGAAGTGCCTTTCGGTTTGTAGAAGAGGATGCGGACCGAGGCATCCTCGGGCTGCGTCGGCCGCAAATTGGTGCATTACATGCCATTCATGCTCACTGGGCCATCAGTAGAGAAACCGCCACCGTCGTCATGCCCACTGGAACAGGCAAGACGGAAACGATGCTGTCGATCCTGACCTCCGCGCTCTGCCACCGGGTGCTAGTAGTTGTTCCGACAGATGCCCTGCGGACACAAATCGCCGGAAAGTTTGAGACCCTAGGTGTTCTCAAGTTCCCCACCAGTGGGGTCCTGGCTCCCGAGGCGCGTTGCCCGGTAGTCGGGACGCTACTGTCACGTCCAAAGACAACCGGGGAGGTAGAGACGTTCTTCTCCCAGTGCAACGTAATTGTGACGTCCAGCGCTCTCGTCGGGGGATGCAACGCAGAGGTGCAGGCACGAATGGCTGAGTTCTGCAGCCATCTCTTCATCGACGAGGCACATCACGCCGAAGCGACAACTTGGAAGACTTTCCGCCAACACTTCGAGGACAAGTTAATCGTACAGTTCACGGCAACGCCATTCCGAGAAGACGGACAGAAGGTAGACGGAAAGTTGGTTTTTGTGTATCCGCTACGCAAGGCGCAAGAGGAGGGTTACTTTCGACCTATCAGGTTCCGGCAAGTCCATGAGTTTGATGCCGCGCGAGGTGATAGAAAGATTGCTGAGTCAGCGCTCGACGAGCTTGATGAGGATGTCACCGGCAAACACATCGTCATGGCGCGCGTTGATAGCGTGCCACGTGCTGCGTCAATCCTCTCGCTGTATCGCTCGTTCAGTCGCCATGAAACCGTAGCAATTCACTCTTCGATGCCAGTTAGAGAGCGAGAAGAAGCCAAACGGAAACTGTTCTCGGGTGCAGCACGCGTGGTCGTATGCGTAGACATGCTTGGCGAAGGCTTCGACCTTCCCGAGCTAAAGATCGCTGCCTTCCATGACATCCGTAAGAGCCTTGCGGTCACGCTGCAGTTGGCAGGCCGGTTCACTCGCTCTCGTTCCGACTTAGGTGATCCTGTATTCATCGCCAATACTGCGCTCATTGATGTAACCGATGAGCTTCGAACCCTCTACGCGCAAGACCCGGATTGGAACGTCTTACTTCCAGCGCTGAGCTCGGCCGCCATCCACCAGGAGGTAGCATCACAGGAGTTCTTTCGCGGGTTTGAGAACTTCCTCAGCGAGGTTCCGCTCAAGGACCTTCGTCCTGCAGCGAGCATGGTCGTTTATAAGACGCACTGCGCCAACTGGAGGCCTAGGAGCTTTAGGAAGGGGTTCCGTGGTTTAACCTCGCGAGACAAACTCTACCACAGTCTCAATAACCAAGAGAACGCGCTCGTGGTGCTTGCAGCTACGGAGCAAGGCGTGCGTTGGAGCGATGTCGAATCGATTAGGGAGATGGGCTGGGAACTACTCATCGCTGTGTGGGACCGGGAGCGTCACCTGCTCTATCTTCATGGCTCCAACATTAACGGCTCATACAAGGAGCTTGCAAAGGCCATCTGTGGAAGTGACGTTGAGCTATTGATTGCGCCGGATCTCTTTCGCTGCTTCCACGGCATAAAGAGACTGGTTCTCAACAATGTTGGACTGAATGAACATCTGGGACGCCAGGTACGGTTCACCGCACGAATGGGGTCGGATGTTGAGGCTCGCATCGGACAGGCAGCCCGGCAAGGCGCAACGAAGGCCGTTCTGGCAGGCCAAGGCTTTGAACGTGGCCAGCGTTCGTCAGTGGGGGCTGCGAAGCGCGGTCGAGTTTGGTCAAACCTGAGGCTTCGCGTCGATACCTTTTCAGCCTGGGCAAAGGGCATTGGCCAGAAGCTGATCGATGAAACGATAGACCCAGATGCCGTGCTGTCGGGCACTCTCAAGCCGGTAGCGATCGGTTCGGTCCCGCACAAGGTAGCCATTGCCGCTGAATGGCCGATCGAACTGCTCATCCGACCTGAACATGCTACGTATTTCCTGGCCTCAGGAGTAACGGAAGAACCCCTCACAAATGTCGATATCGAGGTCTGCCCTCGGTCTGACGACGATCCGATTACCCTGAGAGTTTTCTCTGACAGATGGGAGCGCTTCTTACGACTCGAACTACTCGGGACCAATAACAGCATTGATTTCAAGTTCACTCAAGTCGGCAGGCACCAACTGGATATTCGTCGAGGTGAAACTGTAGAACCATTGGCGGAGTTCTTTAACGAATTCCCTCCAGTAGTCTGGTTCGCTGACGGGTCCTCACTGGAAGGATGCGAATATGTTGAACTACCCTCAACCACGCTATCGCCGTATTCGACCGGTCGTCTGACAGCCATCGACTGGACCGGTGTGAACATCAAGAAGGAGTCGCAGGGAGAGGCACGAGAAAATGAGACTGTGCAGTACAGACTCATTGAACAGTTGCAAAACGACTCCACGTATGAGGTCATCTTTGACGACGACGGTGCAGGTGAGGCAGCGGACGTCGTCGCTGTGCGGCTACAGGCAGAAGGAGACCGCAGCACTATCGAAGTGGAGTTTTACCACTGCAAGTATGCTCTAGGTGAACCAGGTGGGCGTGTGGATGACCTCTATGTAGTTTGCGGCCAAGCTCAGCGGAGCATTTGCTGGCTTACTAATCACGAGCGACGCATCGAGCTCTTCACGCATCTTCTGAAGAGGGATGCCATGCGAACGTCGAAGGGACGCTCCTCGCGTTTTGAGCGAGGAAATGTAGACTCCCTCATTCGGATACGCGACATAAGTAGAAGGAGTGAGGTCAAGCTGCGAGTCGCTGTAGTTCAACCCGGCTTGTCGATCGCCGCAGCCACAAGAAGTCAACTTACGCTGTTGGCTGTCACGGAGCGATACCTAAGCGATACCTACGAGGTTCCACTCCAGGTGCTTTGCAGTGCTTAG
- a CDS encoding type II toxin-antitoxin system ParD family antitoxin: MGTTRKTITVTEQQDQWIKAQIERGNFTNDSEYIRDLIRRDQDSAKFQSLKEAIQEGLDSGVSDRTVSQIMEGVETRLRTNGRL, from the coding sequence ATGGGAACCACACGAAAGACTATTACCGTCACGGAACAGCAGGATCAGTGGATCAAAGCCCAGATCGAGCGCGGCAACTTCACGAACGACAGCGAATATATCCGTGATCTGATCCGGCGCGATCAAGACAGTGCCAAATTTCAATCACTGAAGGAAGCCATTCAGGAAGGGTTGGACAGTGGCGTCAGCGACCGAACCGTGTCGCAAATCATGGAGGGAGTGGAAACGCGGCTGAGGACGAATGGCCGTCTATAG
- the drmD gene encoding DISARM system SNF2-like helicase DrmD, which yields MPSQLPEPGQVVIVRQRPFTVVDVKASQLPLPAHLQDSQTRQHLVRLSSVEDEGLGEEMEVVWELEPGASCREKAALPALHSFDPPKVFDAFLDAVRWGSVSSADDKALQAPFRSGVDVDDYQLDPVVRALSMPRVNLLVADDVGLGKTIEAGLVAQELILRHRARTILIVCPSSIQVQWKEEMRDKFGLEFRIVDSDLFADLRRRRGIHVNPWSHFPRLITSIDFLKRERPMRLFRETLPAGDQPAYPRPYDLLILDEAHNVAPSGRGKYATDSLRTTTIRTLAPSFEHKLFLSATPHNGYGESFAALLELLDNQRFARAVRPNRTQLQAVMVRRMKSELELRWDGTRRFAKRMVKHLEVSYSDAERNAHHNLQRYAELRAQSAHTAGERFASEFVLKLLKKRLFSSPAAFAITLEKHARAATTAKGGAASGAWQRQLEEVDHDFANDEDYESTSLEAVEIASRHGTTLSAEEQSLLKQLREFATHAAAHADSKARTLIKWLKQTLKPGGKWSNRRVIIFTEYRATQKWLHDLLAAEGLAGQDRLLTIYGGMPSDDREKIKAAFQANPVVAPVRILLATDAASEGVNLQNHCWQLIHYEIPWNPNRMEQRNGRVDRHGQKNSEVEVFHFVGAGFDETKPGQAPGDLEGDLEFLLRAVLKVETIREDLGKVGPVIADQVEEAMLGRRQRLDTARAERESEPVRAMLKFERTLREQLQKLAEQLHETERELHLSPDNIRNVVQTGLALAGQPALRPAEVPGLWPDPSGAHRDCPVFHLPTLTGSWALCADGLAHPHTKVTRPIVFDHALAEGRDDVVLCHLNHRLVQMCVRLLRAEVWSQGLTQKLNRFTSRLVPDTALQTPAVVVHGRLLVLGGDSQRVHEEIILAGGFIREGRFARMNVGETQAAYEAIEGQSAPGFVEDRLKELWPKMEVPLLQALEVRMTERTKNLQKFLDERSEQEVAKLAAIMRELEKSIRETLDEKDEPQQRFEWSEGERQQRERDLNGLRTRLKEIPVELARETEHLRSRYRNPQPRLFPIAVTFLVPHRAIAQLQQGGSR from the coding sequence ATGCCCTCCCAATTACCTGAACCCGGCCAAGTCGTTATCGTCAGGCAGCGACCATTCACGGTCGTTGACGTCAAGGCCTCACAGCTTCCCCTCCCTGCACACCTTCAGGACTCACAAACCAGACAACACTTGGTGCGCTTGTCATCCGTCGAAGATGAGGGGCTAGGCGAAGAAATGGAAGTCGTCTGGGAATTGGAGCCTGGCGCCAGCTGTCGTGAAAAAGCGGCACTTCCTGCTTTGCACAGCTTTGATCCCCCAAAGGTATTCGACGCCTTCCTCGATGCAGTGAGATGGGGATCTGTCTCTTCCGCTGATGACAAAGCTTTACAAGCTCCCTTTCGCAGCGGGGTGGATGTTGATGACTATCAACTCGACCCCGTCGTGCGGGCTCTTTCAATGCCGCGGGTGAATCTCCTCGTGGCTGACGACGTAGGGCTCGGCAAGACAATCGAAGCTGGCTTGGTCGCGCAGGAACTTATCTTGCGTCATCGGGCCCGCACCATCTTAATCGTGTGCCCTTCCTCCATTCAGGTGCAGTGGAAGGAAGAAATGCGCGACAAGTTCGGTTTGGAGTTTCGAATCGTCGACAGTGATCTCTTTGCCGATCTCCGCCGCCGCCGCGGCATCCATGTCAATCCCTGGTCTCATTTCCCGCGACTTATCACCTCGATTGACTTTCTCAAGCGTGAGCGGCCCATGCGCTTATTTCGGGAAACGTTGCCGGCGGGAGATCAGCCAGCCTATCCCAGGCCATATGACCTGCTGATCCTCGACGAAGCGCACAACGTCGCACCATCCGGACGAGGCAAGTACGCAACTGATTCTCTCCGTACCACGACTATCCGGACCCTTGCTCCGTCATTCGAGCACAAGCTCTTCCTCTCCGCCACACCGCACAATGGATACGGTGAGAGCTTCGCCGCACTCTTAGAACTTCTCGATAATCAACGCTTCGCACGGGCCGTGCGGCCAAATCGAACACAGTTGCAGGCTGTCATGGTCCGCCGGATGAAAAGCGAGTTGGAGCTTCGCTGGGATGGTACACGACGATTTGCGAAGCGCATGGTGAAACATCTTGAGGTGTCCTATTCCGACGCTGAACGGAATGCTCACCACAATCTGCAACGCTATGCAGAGCTGCGTGCCCAATCGGCCCATACCGCGGGCGAACGCTTTGCTTCCGAGTTTGTTCTGAAGCTACTTAAGAAGCGCCTGTTCTCTTCGCCAGCCGCCTTTGCCATCACATTGGAGAAACACGCACGCGCCGCCACAACAGCCAAAGGCGGCGCCGCGAGTGGTGCCTGGCAGCGCCAGCTAGAAGAAGTCGACCACGACTTCGCAAACGATGAAGACTACGAGAGCACCTCACTTGAGGCGGTGGAGATAGCCTCCCGCCATGGCACGACCCTGTCAGCTGAAGAACAAAGTCTTCTCAAGCAACTGCGGGAGTTCGCCACACACGCAGCAGCGCATGCCGACAGCAAGGCTCGCACACTCATCAAGTGGTTGAAACAGACCCTCAAGCCGGGCGGTAAGTGGTCCAACCGGCGAGTCATTATCTTCACCGAATACCGGGCAACCCAGAAGTGGCTGCACGATCTGCTGGCTGCCGAAGGATTGGCTGGGCAAGACCGGTTGCTCACCATTTACGGGGGGATGCCCTCGGACGACCGCGAGAAGATCAAAGCGGCGTTCCAAGCGAACCCTGTGGTCGCTCCCGTCCGGATTCTGCTTGCAACAGATGCAGCTTCCGAAGGCGTCAATCTCCAGAACCATTGCTGGCAACTCATCCACTACGAGATTCCCTGGAATCCCAATCGCATGGAGCAGCGTAACGGTCGAGTAGACCGCCATGGCCAAAAGAATTCAGAAGTAGAGGTCTTTCACTTTGTGGGAGCTGGATTTGACGAGACCAAGCCTGGACAGGCGCCAGGGGATCTCGAAGGGGATCTGGAGTTTTTGCTCCGGGCCGTTCTTAAGGTAGAAACCATTCGAGAAGATCTCGGCAAGGTAGGTCCGGTTATCGCCGATCAGGTGGAGGAGGCAATGCTCGGACGCCGCCAACGCCTCGACACGGCCCGTGCCGAACGCGAGTCCGAGCCGGTCCGAGCCATGCTGAAGTTCGAGCGCACGTTGCGCGAACAGCTGCAGAAGCTAGCGGAGCAACTGCATGAAACAGAACGTGAGCTGCACCTCAGCCCAGACAACATTCGAAACGTGGTGCAGACCGGCCTTGCATTGGCCGGACAGCCTGCCCTGAGACCTGCCGAAGTGCCAGGGCTCTGGCCAGATCCAAGCGGTGCGCATCGCGATTGCCCTGTCTTCCATCTCCCTACGTTGACGGGCAGTTGGGCTCTCTGTGCCGATGGACTGGCCCACCCGCATACCAAGGTCACTCGCCCCATCGTGTTTGATCATGCATTGGCTGAGGGGCGTGACGATGTGGTGCTCTGTCACCTCAACCACCGGCTGGTTCAGATGTGTGTCCGTCTCTTGCGCGCCGAAGTTTGGTCGCAAGGGCTCACGCAGAAACTCAATCGTTTCACCAGCCGCCTTGTTCCGGATACCGCGCTGCAGACGCCGGCTGTCGTCGTCCATGGCCGACTGCTGGTGCTTGGTGGAGACAGCCAGCGAGTACATGAAGAGATTATTCTCGCTGGTGGGTTTATTCGCGAAGGGCGATTCGCCCGCATGAATGTCGGCGAAACCCAGGCAGCATATGAAGCTATCGAAGGGCAAAGTGCACCGGGATTCGTCGAGGATCGGCTCAAAGAACTGTGGCCAAAGATGGAAGTGCCGTTGCTTCAGGCGCTTGAAGTCCGGATGACAGAACGCACCAAGAATCTTCAGAAATTCCTCGATGAGCGTTCGGAGCAGGAAGTAGCCAAACTGGCGGCGATCATGCGCGAACTCGAAAAGTCCATCCGCGAAACTTTGGATGAAAAGGACGAGCCTCAGCAACGCTTTGAGTGGAGCGAGGGCGAACGGCAGCAACGAGAACGCGACCTTAATGGTCTTCGCACTCGCCTTAAAGAAATCCCCGTCGAACTAGCTCGGGAGACTGAACATCTTCGCAGCCGGTACCGAAACCCTCAGCCGCGGCTCTTCCCGATTGCCGTCACATTCCTCGTGCCGCATCGTGCCATTGCACAGCTGCAACAGGGAGGAAGCCGGTGA
- a CDS encoding IS1182 family transposase, protein MKRFIAGQDRSQHTLFPESLEDYIAEDNPVRVVDVFVDGLDLAKQGFDGVQPEATGRPSYHPAVLLKLYIYGYLNRIQSSRRLEREAQRNVELMWLLTRLRPDFKTIADFRKDQGSAIRRVCREFVLLCRRLNLFSDALVAIDGSKFKAVNNRDKNFTDRKLQARIEQLEASIARYLTELDRADRDPALVPEARVHHLKEKLQTVNTQIQRLNEIGSLMRDAPDGQISLTDPDARSMATSGRGTGMVGYNVQIAVDTKHHLIVTDEVTNHGHDRQQLSPVAQHAAQATGQARLTVLADRGYFNGEQIRECEQQGITTLMPKPLTSNNNAAGLFDKRDFVYLPEHNAYRCPAGEHAIYRMTSLERGLTQHRYWSSACPRCPLKARCTTGDYRRISRWEHESVLETMQDRLDRTPNAMKLRRQTVEHVFGTLKAWMGVTHFLMKTLPKVNTEMSLHVLAYNLKRTMRIFGVKPLMAAMTG, encoded by the coding sequence ATGAAGCGCTTCATTGCAGGGCAAGACCGGTCGCAACACACCCTGTTTCCGGAGTCACTTGAGGACTACATCGCCGAGGACAATCCCGTTCGTGTGGTTGACGTCTTCGTCGACGGGCTCGACTTGGCCAAGCAGGGGTTTGATGGCGTACAACCGGAAGCGACCGGCAGACCGTCCTACCATCCCGCGGTGCTGCTCAAGCTCTATATCTATGGGTACCTCAATCGGATTCAGTCCAGCCGGCGCCTGGAACGCGAGGCCCAGCGCAATGTCGAGCTGATGTGGTTGCTCACCCGGTTACGGCCTGACTTTAAGACCATTGCGGACTTCCGGAAAGACCAGGGTTCGGCGATCCGTCGCGTCTGCCGCGAATTCGTCCTGCTGTGCCGGCGGCTCAACCTGTTTTCCGACGCCCTCGTCGCCATCGACGGCAGCAAGTTCAAGGCCGTGAACAATCGCGACAAGAACTTCACCGACCGGAAGCTCCAAGCCCGTATCGAGCAACTCGAAGCCAGTATCGCACGCTATCTCACCGAACTGGATCGAGCCGATCGCGATCCTGCGTTGGTGCCCGAGGCCCGGGTGCATCATCTGAAGGAGAAACTGCAGACCGTCAACACGCAGATCCAGCGCCTGAATGAAATTGGTTCGCTCATGCGTGACGCGCCCGATGGCCAGATATCACTCACCGACCCAGACGCCCGCTCCATGGCCACAAGCGGTCGCGGCACCGGCATGGTGGGCTACAACGTGCAAATCGCCGTGGACACGAAACACCATCTGATCGTGACGGACGAGGTGACGAACCACGGACACGACCGTCAGCAGCTCTCGCCTGTGGCCCAACACGCGGCGCAGGCGACCGGCCAGGCACGCCTCACGGTGCTGGCCGACCGAGGCTATTTCAATGGCGAGCAAATCCGGGAATGCGAGCAGCAGGGGATCACCACCTTGATGCCCAAGCCGCTGACCTCCAACAACAACGCGGCGGGCCTGTTCGACAAGCGCGATTTCGTCTATCTCCCCGAGCACAACGCCTACCGATGCCCTGCCGGGGAGCACGCAATCTATCGCATGACGAGCCTTGAACGCGGCCTCACGCAGCACCGCTACTGGTCCTCGGCCTGTCCGCGCTGCCCGCTGAAAGCGCGCTGCACCACGGGCGACTACCGGCGTATCTCGCGCTGGGAACATGAATCGGTCCTGGAAACCATGCAGGATCGGCTGGATCGAACACCGAACGCCATGAAACTACGCCGGCAGACCGTGGAACACGTCTTCGGCACGCTCAAGGCGTGGATGGGGGTGACACATTTCCTGATGAAAACGTTGCCGAAGGTCAACACGGAGATGAGTTTGCACGTGCTGGCGTATAACCTGAAGCGCACCATGCGAATCTTCGGCGTAAAACCCCTGATGGCGGCCATGACAGGGTAG
- a CDS encoding type II toxin-antitoxin system RelE/ParE family toxin — protein MAVYSLSSKAAADLDSIYEYTILHFGLEQARVYLLGLHERFRMLAEQPTHGRKADELAPGLRRFEYQSHMVFYIPKDNGIRIVRVLHQRMDVTRHV, from the coding sequence ATGGCCGTCTATAGCCTCTCGTCGAAAGCCGCCGCCGATCTCGATAGCATCTATGAATACACGATCCTTCATTTCGGACTGGAACAGGCGCGGGTCTATCTCTTGGGCTTGCATGAGCGGTTCCGGATGCTTGCGGAACAGCCGACGCATGGGCGCAAGGCCGATGAACTCGCGCCGGGGTTGCGGCGGTTTGAGTATCAATCCCACATGGTATTCTACATACCCAAGGACAACGGGATTCGGATCGTGCGTGTCCTGCACCAACGCATGGACGTCACAAGGCATGTATAG